A window of the Lactuca sativa cultivar Salinas chromosome 5, Lsat_Salinas_v11, whole genome shotgun sequence genome harbors these coding sequences:
- the LOC128126147 gene encoding uncharacterized protein LOC128126147, producing MLDIVEKGPYVPMYQPLTNNVPDGTMKKTPKENWTVDDKRKHGLDVRARAAISYSLPYNIFVLLCSPTKKLVADSDTESDSDTDSSKTDTDDIEKVVASAALIVKTFEKSGRNFSKFQKKIGGKFSKGSGADKKHVVDKKEKAQPTPLTENIIAFPISNGVFHAVHEQLKHFPDCNPSENKSKSDTDSSSPNTDQILSDTDLSRDSVINKRTESSIELLSCPFDEAPSAEDKIDSSDPIIPVPCSLNQDIAATSADDSLGANETLEAEDSPETDNVSVSIPPESASVILFKMLIGSRPCKKN from the exons ATGCTGGACATCGTTGAAAAGGGTCCTTATGTTCCAATGTATCAGCCTCTTACAAACAATGTTCCTGATGGCACTATGAAGAAAACTCCAAAAGAAAACTGGACGGTAGACGACAAGAGAAAACATGGTTTggatgttcgtgctcgtgccgcTATTAGCTACTCATTGCCATACAACATCTTTGTGCtg CTTTGTTCTCCAACAAAAAAGCTTGTGGCAGACTCAGACACTGAAAGTGACTCAGACACTGATTCatctaaaactgacactgatgatATTGAAAAGGTTGTTGCTAGTGCAGCCTTGATTGTGAAGACCTTTGAAAAATCAggtcgaaacttctcaaagtttcaaaagaagattGGTGGAAAGTTCTCAAAAGGGTCAGGAGCTGATAAAAAGCATGTTGTtgataagaaagagaaggctca ACCAACTCCTCTAACCGAGAATATTATTGCTTTTCCCATCTCtaatggagtgtttcatgctgttcatgaacaactcaagCACTTCCCTGATTGCAATCCATCTGAGAATAAGTCAAAATCAGACACTGATAGTTCATCTCCTAACACTGATCAAATTCTTTCTGACACTGATCTCAGTCGTGACTCAGTGATTAACAAAAGGACTGAAAGCTCTATTG agcttctctcttgtccaTTCGATGAAGCTCCTTCTGCTGAAGATAAGATTGATTCCTCTGATCCTATCATTCCAGTTCCAtgttccttgaatcaagataTTGCAGCCACATCCGCAGATGATTCATTAGGTGCTAATGAAACTCTTGAAGCTGAAGATTCTCCTGAAACTGATAATGTGTCAGTATCTATTCCTCCGGAATCAGCATCAGTCATT CTCTTTAAGATGCTGATTGGATCaaggccatgcaagaagaactga